A region of the Littorina saxatilis isolate snail1 linkage group LG12, US_GU_Lsax_2.0, whole genome shotgun sequence genome:
TGCACTGCACTTCCGAGTTATGGCTGTGTTTTGTTGACTGATGTGTTTGTGTCCACGACTCGTTTGCAAGTCTGTGCAGAATTCGTGTTTTGTGCAGCAACGATCAAAGATATTAGCAACATCGGATTATAAAAGGTTAGcgctgtctttgttttttggtgttGCATTTCAATTTGTCTCACATTTAACATGCTTAAAGTTGTATTGATTTGGTCATGCAGGCGGTTTCATGCCGAGTTTTTGTGTACTGTATGGAGTTCCGCTGAAATTTGTCAGTCCATGAACGCTGCTATCTTTCGAAGATAGTTTGTGCATGTCATTTATACCAGCACGTGTACTTATCAACCACTTCAGCAAGGCGTTACAAGTGAGATTTGAGTGTATCACCATCAATCTTAATATATCATGACTGACTGGGAGACCAGACTCAGATGTCCTGTGAGCAGTTGACTCATTTAgataggcagagagagagagagatagagagagattcggattcggatggtttattcacataggccattgcccctagtgaaggggtgtgaacaaaagcaaaaacattgaatcatttttacattcagtagaCTCAAAACTGCATATTTTTCTCAAAAGTGGATAACAGATACATCAATGCAGACATATATACAAAATTACGATAACAGtattgatagagagagagagagagagagagagagagagagagagagagagatcgagagagagagagaagttatGAAAACTTTGTGATAGGTCTGTCCAAATTCCTGTCATTGCAGGCAACAGTCGTCCCAGTCCACTATGCTGCGGTCTTTTCAGTTTCACAGTACATCTCGCCACTGAACCTAATCTTACCAGGAGCTGCAGTGAATCTATCCGAGAACAATGGCAGAAGATGATAAGCAGCAGGGGGCAGCAGAGAAAACCCCTCACCCAAGCTACAAAGACAAGTGCCCGGCTCCGCTTCGTTCGTCAGATAGTCCCAAAGCGTCGCACCCAAGCTATCAGAACAAATGCCCTCCCCCACTCAATTTGTCCGACGGGGACAAACCTGTACACCCAAGCTACCAGGACAAATGCCCGCCCCCTCTCAATCTGTCAGGCCCTCCCCCTCTCCGAATACCAGACAAGTCTTCAGACGGGCGCACTTCCCCCCCTGGCCTGTCAGCACAGCTGACTGGGTTTAACAAATCTTCGCTGAGAAAAACGGACACTGTGGTGACCATGCCAGATGGGAGACAGGTGGTGGAAGGGAAGGATGACGAGGGGCGAACGATAACAAAGTCGGTCAGTTTCGGCAGCTTGGGGTTCTGTCAAGGCTTAATGGAGGACCTACAGGTTGGAGAAGTTCTACCTGGCTTGATCATTGGTGtgtatttttctctttttacatttagtcaagtttttagtctgtgtgtgtgagggtgtgtgtgtgtatatatatagaaCAATTCAGagaaactactgaaccgatcttcatgaaactttacatgagagttcctgggtacacgtatgatatccccaaacgtatttttcatttttttgataaatgtctttaatgacgtcatatctggctttttgtaaaagttgaggcagcactgtcaggCTCTCGTTCTTCAACCAAATTTgttgatattttggtcaagtaatcttcaacgaagcccggactttagtattgcatttcagcttggacggttaaaaattaaataatgagttTGCTCGTTGAAATTGTGATTAAAAGCAGAGTTAacattgattgcatcgtattcttcgtcACGGCAgtatgacc
Encoded here:
- the LOC138981082 gene encoding dual specificity protein phosphatase 19-like gives rise to the protein MAEDDKQQGAAEKTPHPSYKDKCPAPLRSSDSPKASHPSYQNKCPPPLNLSDGDKPVHPSYQDKCPPPLNLSGPPPLRIPDKSSDGRTSPPGLSAQLTGFNKSSLRKTDTVVTMPDGRQVVEGKDDEGRTITKSVSFGSLGFCQGLMEDLQVGEVLPGLIIGSQDVAHNLELLEQYHVTHILNVASHVQNLYPEKFKYLSMDLRDLPEYPIYKDIPKALDFIDEALDSKGCVLVHCNAGISRSATIVLAHLMKTKDMSLNDAFTFLRSKRPSSFPNPGFMIQLKTFEDSLGIESS